From the genome of Ziziphus jujuba cultivar Dongzao chromosome 6, ASM3175591v1, one region includes:
- the LOC107431107 gene encoding vesicle transport protein GOT1, with protein MVSFEMNDRKKIGLGLTGFGVFFSFLGIIFFFDKGLLAMGNILFLSGVTLTIGLKSTTQFFMKRQNFKGTISFGIGFFLVVIGWPIFGMILEAYGFIVLFSGFWPTLAVFLQKIPILGWLFQQPFVRSLFDRYWSRRVPV; from the exons ATGGTTTCGTTCGAGATGAATGATCGGAAAA AGATTGGACTAGGGTTGACGGGATTTGGCGTTTTCTTCTCATTCCTGGgaattatctttttctttgatAAGGGATTACTTGCGATGGGAAAT ATCCTCTTCTTATCGGGGGTGACTCTTACCATTGGACTGAAATCCACTACGCAATTTTTTATGAAACGTCAAAATTTCAAG GGAACAATTTCATTTGGGATTGGATTCTTCTTAGTTGTTATAGGATGGCCTATTTTTGGCATGATCTTGGAGGCATATGGGTTCATTGTGCTCTTCAG CGGCTTCTGGCCAACACTGGCAGTTTTTCTGCAGAAGATACCTATTCTTGGTTGGTTGTTCCAACAGCCATTTGTTAGATCG TTGTTTGATCGTTACTGGAGTAGACGGGTGCCTGTGTGA
- the LOC107431100 gene encoding short-chain dehydrogenase TIC 32 B, chloroplastic — protein MGIISLVTGRPGQSGFGSASTAEQVTEGIDATNLTAIVTGGASGIGLETSRVLALRGAHVVVAARNMEAANEAKQLILKDNKKARVDVLKLDLSSVKSVRAFAESFSALNLPLNLLINNAGVMFCPYQISEDGIEMQFATNHLGHFLLTNLLLNKMKDTARTTGVEGRIVNLSSIAHLHTYQHGIQFDKINDKSSYSDKRAYGQSKLANILHANELSRRLQEEGTNITVNSVHPGLIMTPLMRHSQLLMRTLKLFSYFLWKNVPQGAATTCYVALHPNLKGVSGKYFLDCNEMKPSAYARDEKLAKRLWDFSNKLVDSASRTQ, from the exons ATGGGTATCATCTCATTGGTTACTGGAAGGCCAGGCCAAAGTGGGTTTGGATCAGCTTCAACTGCTGAACAGGTTACAGAAGGGATTGATGCAACCAACCTCACTGCCATTGTTACTG GCGGAGCAAGTGGAATTGGGTTGGAGACGTCTAGAGTTTTGGCTCTTCGAGGTGCTCATGTAGTCGTTGCTGCAAGAAACATGGAAGCTGCAAATGAAGCAAAACAGCTTATTCTTAAAGACAACAAGAAAGCTCGTGTCGATGTTCTCAAACTCGATCTGTCCTCAGTCAAGTCTGTCAGAGCATTTGCTGAAAGCTTCTCTGCTCTTAATCTCCCCCTTAACCTTTTAAT AAACAACGCTGGTGTCATGTTTTGCCCATACCAGATTTCAGAAGATGGAATAGAGATGCAATTTGCGACAAACCATCTTG GTCATTTCCTCTTAACCAACCTTCTCCTCAACAAAATGAAGGATACAGCAAGAACCACAGGTGTTGAAGGCAGGATCGTGAATTTATCATCAATTGCTCACCTCCACACTTATCAACATGGAATTCAATTTGATAAAATCAATGATAAGTCTag CTATTCAGACAAGAGAGCATATGGTCAATCCAAATTAGCTAACATATTGCATGCCAACGAGCTTTCACGTCGGTTGCAG GAAGAGGGTACCAACATTACAGTCAATTCTGTCCACCCAGGATTAATAATGACTCCTCTCATGAGGCATTCTCAGCTCTTAATGA GAACTTTGAAGTTGTTTTCCTATTTCTTATGGAAGAATGTACCTCAG GGAGCAGCCACAACATGCTATGTTGCACTCCATCCAAACCTAAAAGGTGTAAGTGGGAAATACTTCCTGGATTGCAATGAGATGAAACCAAGTGCATATGCTAGAGATGAGAAGCTGGCCAAGAGACTCTGGGATTTCAGCAACAAATTAGTAGATTCTGCTTCAAGAACACAATGA
- the LOC107431099 gene encoding uncharacterized protein LOC107431099 has translation MYLNHHLLPPNYISHTINPPQSPPKKKKKKMLPSLFASTLSCLRLTTRSPILIYAAAWTALLTLTVAVASFSSEVAFVSAISSSSLFSRVCDTDNYIRVPMDVPGEIFCLPAQRFFKSNIDFIVPPVFAAVIVAGSAFVVRAVALWEDDDDEHIHGLH, from the coding sequence ATGTATTTAAACCACCACCTCCTCCCACCCAACTACATTTCCCACACTATTAACCCCCCACaaagccccccaaaaaaaaaaaaaaaaaaaatgcttcctTCCCTCTTCGCTTCCACTCTCTCCTGCCTCCGCCTCACCACGCGCTCCCCAATCCTCATCTACGCCGCGGCGTGGACCGCTCTCCTCACTCTCACCGTCGCCGTCGCCTCCTTCTCCTCCGAGGTCGCTTTTGTTTCGGCCATTTCGTCTTCTTCGCTGTTCTCGCGCGTTTGCGACACGGACAACTACATTAGAGTTCCGATGGATGTGCCAGGAGAGATTTTCTGCTTGCCAGCCCAGCGTTTCTTCAAGTCCAACATTGATTTTATTGTTCCCCCGGTTTTTGCGGCGGTTATTGTGGCCGGCTCCGCCTTTGTGGTTCGGGCCGTGGCCTTGTgggaggatgatgatgatgagcatATTCATGGGCTCCATTGA
- the LOC107431101 gene encoding UNC93-like protein 3 yields the protein MDSVATHDEESPLIVNDLEIKNPKNYARDIHILSWAFLLIFLAYGAAQNLESTVNNEQDLGTTSLGILYVSFTFFSLLASLVVRVLGSKNALILGTTGYWLFVAANLKPTWYTMVPASLYLGFAASIIWVGQGTYLTATARGHARDYKLHEGTIIGNFNGEFWGLFALHQFVGNLISLALLKDGEDGSTSGTTLLFVVFLCSMTLGTILMCFLQKRDSKEQDDLQDSSVSLYASLASLWKSASLLLSNVQMLLVIPLIAYSGLQQAFVWADFTKSVVTPAMGVSGVGGAMAVYGACDAICSLVAGRLTSGLKSITLIVSGGALFQAIAFFWLLLKYSPTSGVLGTICPLLMAAILGIGDGVFNTQLSALLALLFKHDMEGAFAQLKLWQSASIAVVFFLSPHISLQAMLVIMLVGIFISYGGFLFLTLRVEKAFISSVSDA from the exons ATGGACTCTGTGGCTACTCATGACGAAGAGTCACCACTCATTGTCAACGATTTGGAGATCAAAAACCCCAAGAACTATGCGAGAGACATTCATATTCTCAGCTGGGCTTTCTTGTTGATCTTTCTCGCTTATGGAGCCGCCCAGAACTTGGAGAGCACTGTCAACAAT GAGCAGGATTTGGGGACCACTTCTCTTGGGATATTGTATGTATCTTTCACATTTTTCTCTCTGCTGGCTTCTTTGGTGGTTCGGGTACTGGGTTCAAAGAACGCTTTAATTCTTGGGACCACTGGCTACTGGTTGTTCGTAGCTGCAAATTTGAAGCCAACGTG GTACACGATGGTTCCAGCTTCTTTATACCTTGGGTTTGCTGCTTCAATAATATGGGTTGGTCAG GGGACATATCTAACTGCTACAGCACGTGGTCATGCAAGGGATTATAAATTACATGAAGGAACAATTATTGGCAACTTCAATGGAGAGTTTTGGGGTTTGTTTGCCCTTCACCAG TTTGTTGGAAATCTTATCTCACTGGCCCTCCTAAAAGATGGAGAG GATGGAAGTACCAGCGGCACAACTTTATTGTTCGTTGTGTTTCTTTGCAGTATGACTTTGGGTACCATACTTATGTGCTTCTTACAAAAGAGGGACAGTAAAGAGCAGGATGACCTTCAAGATTCGTCTGTTTCCTTGTATGCTTCTTTGGCATCTCTATGGAAGTCAGCAAGCCTTCTTTTGTCTAATGTGCAGATGCTATTAGTCATTCCACTAATTGCATATTCAGGACTACAACAAGCATTTGTATG GGCTGACTTCACCAAATCTGTCGTAACTCCAGCAATGGGTGTGTCTGGTGTTGGTGGTGCAATGGCAGTTTATGGTGCTTGTGATGCAATA TGTTCACTGGTTGCTGGTCGACTTACTTCTGGTCTCAAATCAATCACTCTGATAGTTTCTGGCGGTGCTCTTTTCCAAGCAATTGCATTCTTCTGGCTCCTTTTAAAATACAG CCCGACAAGCGGAGTGCTTGGCACTATATGTCCACTTCTTATGGCAGCTATATTGGGCATTGGTGATGGAGTATTTAATACACAGCTTAGTGCTTTGCTTGCATTACTCTTCAAGCATGATATG GAAGGAGCATTTGCACAGCTGAAGTTGTGGCAAAGTGCTTCTATTGCGGTGGTGTTCTTTCTGAGTCCGCACATCTCATTGCAGGCAATGTTGGTAATTATGCTTGTTGGAATATTCATTTCATATggtggttttctttttcttactctTCGAGTCGAGAAAGCTTTCATCTCTTCTGTATCCGATGCTTAA